From the genome of Desulfonatronovibrio magnus:
ATTTTTTTTCAGGACTATATTTCCGTCTGACCTGTCCTGTAGAGCCCATGAAAGTCATAGCTGCCTATGCCATAGCTACAGGAGTGACTGCAACTGAAATTCAGGCCTCATGCCTGCTGACCTTTGTAATGCTTTTATTTTTTGGCGCCACTGGTCTTATCTCATTAATCAGTAAATATGTTCCCAAGGCAGTCATCAGAGGGGTTCAGCTTTCCACCGGGCTTTTACTGGTCAGCCAGGGGGTTAAGCTCATGGTGGGCACCAGTGCGTTTCAAGAACTCAGTCAGGCAGCTGAACCATATCTAACCATTCAGAATATTGGACCACTACCTCTGGGATTAGCCATTGGCATCATTCTCGGTATATTGACTCTTTTTTTGCTGGATAACAAGCGTTTACCTGCTGCCCTGGTTGTTCTTGGAACTGGAATTTTGATAGGACTGCTGCTCGGGACCAGACAGGGATTTGCAGAACTTATTCCCGGATTTCATCTACCCGCATTCTTTCCTTATGGCCTTCCATCCGGGCCTGACTATTCTTTTGCCCTGCTCATGCTGGTCATGCCTCAGGTGCCCATGACACTCGGCAATGCCGTTATAGCTACCAATGATTTATATACGCAGTATTTTCCAAAACAAAGCAATAGAGTTTCTCCTCGCAGCCTGACATTAAGCATGGCATTTGCCAACCTTGCAAGCTTTTTATTCGGAGGCATGGCCATGTGTCACGGTGCCGGCGGCCTTGCTTCAAGATATCGCTTTGGAGCTCGGACAGGTGGTTCAAATCTGATTATAGGAAGCATATTCCTGATTCTTGCTCTTTCTCTTGGATCTGGCATGCTTGCGGTGATAAACTTAATCCCCCTGTCAGTTCTTGGAGTGTTGCTTATTTTTGCCGGCACTCAGCTTGCCCTGACTATCTTAGACATCAAGACCCGCAAAGAAATGTTTGTTTCCATACTCGTAGTCAGTATTACTCTTGCTTCCAACCTGGCTGTGGGGTTTGTTGCCGGTATTGTTATTGCCTATATCCTTACCTGGGAAAAGCTGAAAATATAACTGCCTTGAGAAATAATTGCCATAAATCCAAGATGTTGCATGATAACTTTTGACTGCCCAGTAACAGACAATATTGAACTTATAGGTTAGAACCTAAATCTTAAAACTTAAA
Proteins encoded in this window:
- a CDS encoding putative sulfate/molybdate transporter produces the protein MSLNESVLPGRDSLQSPSLQPHRFNRMEMAGSLGDLGTLLPLAIGMILINGLSPAAIFFSVAFFYFFSGLYFRLTCPVEPMKVIAAYAIATGVTATEIQASCLLTFVMLLFFGATGLISLISKYVPKAVIRGVQLSTGLLLVSQGVKLMVGTSAFQELSQAAEPYLTIQNIGPLPLGLAIGIILGILTLFLLDNKRLPAALVVLGTGILIGLLLGTRQGFAELIPGFHLPAFFPYGLPSGPDYSFALLMLVMPQVPMTLGNAVIATNDLYTQYFPKQSNRVSPRSLTLSMAFANLASFLFGGMAMCHGAGGLASRYRFGARTGGSNLIIGSIFLILALSLGSGMLAVINLIPLSVLGVLLIFAGTQLALTILDIKTRKEMFVSILVVSITLASNLAVGFVAGIVIAYILTWEKLKI